Proteins encoded by one window of Burkholderia plantarii:
- the cysS gene encoding cysteine--tRNA ligase: MESLRIYNTLARDKQVFVPRHPGEVRMYVCGITVYDYCHIGHARMMVVFDVVQRWLRTLGYRVTYVRNITDIDDKIIRRAVENGETIASLTSRFIAAMHEDLDALGVERPEHEPRATDFIPQMLGMIETLEANGYAYQASDGDVNYAVRKFANYGRLSGKSLDDLRAGERVAANDAKQDPLDFVLWKSAKPDEPADTSWDSKYGRGRPGWHIECSAMGCTLLGHHFDIHGGGQDLQFPHHENEIAQSEGATGETFVNYWMHNGFVQVDSEKMSKSLGNFFTIREVLERYDAEVMRFFIVRTHYRSPLNYSEVHLDDARASLTRLYTALKDVTPDAAPLDRDEPYAQRFAAAMNDDFNTALAVSVLFELAGEVNRAREPALARQLKQLGALLGLLGREPRAYLQQAAGAASGALDADAIETQIAARVAAKQARNYAEADRIRAALLEAGVALEDKPGGLTEWRRV; the protein is encoded by the coding sequence ATGGAATCACTGCGCATCTACAACACGCTCGCGCGTGACAAGCAAGTCTTCGTGCCACGGCATCCCGGCGAAGTCCGGATGTACGTCTGCGGCATCACCGTATACGACTACTGTCACATCGGGCATGCGCGAATGATGGTTGTGTTCGACGTCGTGCAGCGCTGGCTGCGCACGCTCGGCTATCGCGTCACGTATGTGCGCAACATCACCGACATCGATGACAAGATCATCCGCCGCGCGGTCGAGAACGGCGAGACGATCGCCTCGCTGACCTCGCGCTTCATCGCGGCGATGCACGAGGATCTCGATGCGCTCGGCGTCGAGCGGCCCGAGCACGAGCCGCGCGCGACCGATTTCATCCCGCAGATGCTCGGCATGATCGAGACGCTCGAGGCAAACGGTTACGCGTACCAGGCGAGCGACGGCGACGTCAACTACGCCGTGCGCAAGTTCGCGAACTACGGGCGCCTGTCGGGCAAGTCGCTCGACGATCTGCGCGCGGGCGAGCGCGTGGCCGCCAACGATGCGAAGCAGGACCCGCTCGATTTCGTGCTGTGGAAAAGCGCGAAGCCCGACGAGCCGGCCGACACGAGTTGGGATTCGAAGTACGGGCGCGGCCGCCCCGGCTGGCACATCGAGTGCTCGGCGATGGGCTGCACGCTGCTCGGTCATCACTTCGACATCCACGGCGGCGGCCAGGATCTGCAATTCCCGCATCACGAGAACGAGATCGCGCAAAGCGAAGGCGCAACCGGCGAAACGTTTGTCAATTACTGGATGCACAACGGCTTCGTGCAGGTGGACAGCGAGAAGATGTCGAAATCGCTCGGCAATTTCTTCACGATCCGCGAGGTGCTGGAGCGCTACGACGCCGAGGTGATGCGCTTCTTCATCGTGCGCACCCACTACCGCTCGCCGCTCAATTACAGCGAGGTGCATCTCGATGATGCGCGCGCCTCGCTCACGCGGCTCTACACGGCGCTCAAGGACGTGACGCCCGATGCCGCTCCGCTCGATCGCGACGAGCCCTACGCGCAGCGTTTCGCGGCGGCGATGAACGACGACTTCAACACGGCGCTGGCCGTGTCGGTCTTGTTCGAACTCGCGGGTGAGGTGAACCGCGCGCGCGAGCCGGCGCTCGCGCGCCAGCTGAAGCAACTCGGCGCGCTGCTCGGCCTGCTCGGCCGCGAGCCGCGCGCCTATCTGCAACAGGCCGCGGGCGCCGCTTCGGGCGCGCTCGACGCCGACGCGATCGAGACGCAGATCGCCGCGCGCGTGGCCGCCAAGCAGGCGAGGAATTATGCCGAAGCGGACCGGATCCGGGCAGCGCTGCTCGAAGCCGGCGTCGCGCTTGAAGACAAACCGGGCGGGTTGACCGAATGGCGTCGCGTTTGA
- a CDS encoding UDP-2,3-diacylglucosamine diphosphatase gives MLQEAPPRSVSGGVPGEHGLAHAARPFLFISDLHLSEAIPRTVAAFEHFVRVTADSADSVFILGDLFEYWIGDDILAVDPFAQRIAALLHTFSERGIALYVMHGNRDFLLGRRFMKAAGAMLVPDPSVVLAFGRRIVLAHGDAQCTADRGYQWFRGFARNRAAQWLFLARPLGWRRALAERMRAKSEAGRERPMLPRYDVTRRGIAELFERSGADTMIHGHTHRPARHVEPEGARWVLPDWDLDHGTPRGGYLRIDADGMQALPLGY, from the coding sequence ATGCTGCAGGAAGCACCGCCGCGAAGCGTCTCCGGGGGCGTGCCGGGCGAGCATGGGCTCGCGCACGCGGCACGCCCGTTTCTGTTCATCTCCGATCTGCACCTGAGCGAGGCGATCCCCCGCACGGTCGCCGCGTTCGAGCACTTCGTGCGCGTCACGGCCGACAGCGCCGACTCGGTGTTCATCCTCGGCGACCTGTTCGAATACTGGATCGGCGACGACATCCTCGCGGTCGATCCGTTCGCGCAGCGCATCGCCGCACTGCTGCACACCTTTTCGGAGCGCGGCATCGCGCTCTACGTGATGCACGGCAATCGCGACTTCCTGCTCGGCCGGCGCTTCATGAAGGCCGCGGGCGCGATGCTGGTGCCGGACCCGTCGGTGGTGCTCGCGTTCGGCAGGCGCATCGTGCTCGCGCACGGCGACGCGCAATGCACGGCCGATCGCGGTTATCAATGGTTTCGCGGCTTCGCGCGCAATCGCGCCGCGCAGTGGCTGTTCCTCGCGCGCCCGCTCGGCTGGCGTCGCGCGCTCGCCGAGCGCATGCGCGCGAAGAGCGAGGCCGGCCGCGAGCGGCCGATGCTGCCGCGCTACGACGTCACACGGCGCGGCATCGCCGAGCTGTTCGAGCGCAGCGGCGCCGACACGATGATCCACGGCCACACGCATCGCCCGGCGCGGCATGTCGAACCCGAGGGCGCGCGCTGGGTGCTGCCCGACTGGGATCTCGATCACGGCACGCCGCGCGGCGGCTATCTGAGGATCGACGCGGACGGCATGCAGGCGCTGCCGCTCGGCTACTGA
- the tilS gene encoding tRNA lysidine(34) synthetase TilS gives MIPSNDNAANRVVLDAVRVALGALPEAATIAIAYSGGLDSSVLLDATVRVAGAARCVALHVHHGLSPNADAWLAHAEASAAALGVSFDAQRVEVPRESGLGVEASAREVRYRALDALGERHGAQALWIAQHADDQAETVLLQLLRGAGLAGIAAMAPRYLPDGATIVRMRPLLSLLRAQLERYAEARALRWIDDESNADTRYARNALRAQVLPELAVHFPGFRDALARTAQHAAAAQRLLDGLAADDLAGVARDDGRVLSRERLLGFDDERGANLLRHWMRTLGLPGASAARLAEMIKQLRATQVSHALRIDHAGQCLRLYRDDVYWEAGDSADPADDGSARARPIARLEWAGQEIWHLPAWRGSFVFWPVDDADEAAAGSGAEDRIAEAVLAGAPLVVRARAGGERMRMASGGPSRTLKNLFQERGVPAWQRDVPLLHAGETLLFVPRLGVNRAPEAGGAAAGGAGPYRRIEWRPDLLIA, from the coding sequence ATGATTCCCTCGAATGACAATGCCGCGAACCGCGTCGTACTCGACGCGGTTCGCGTCGCTTTGGGCGCGCTGCCCGAGGCCGCCACGATCGCGATCGCGTACAGCGGCGGGCTCGACTCGTCGGTGCTGCTCGACGCGACGGTGCGCGTGGCCGGCGCCGCGCGCTGCGTCGCGCTGCACGTCCACCACGGGTTGAGCCCGAACGCCGACGCCTGGCTCGCGCATGCCGAGGCAAGTGCCGCCGCGCTCGGCGTGTCGTTCGACGCGCAGCGCGTCGAGGTGCCGCGCGAGAGCGGGCTCGGCGTCGAGGCGAGCGCGCGCGAGGTCCGCTACCGCGCGCTCGACGCGCTGGGCGAGCGCCACGGCGCGCAGGCGCTGTGGATCGCGCAGCACGCCGACGATCAGGCCGAAACGGTGCTGCTGCAACTGCTGCGCGGCGCGGGGCTGGCCGGCATCGCCGCGATGGCGCCGCGCTATCTGCCCGACGGGGCGACGATCGTGCGCATGCGCCCGCTGCTGTCGCTGTTGCGCGCGCAACTGGAACGCTATGCCGAGGCGCGCGCGCTGCGCTGGATCGACGACGAATCGAACGCCGACACGCGCTATGCGCGCAATGCGCTGCGCGCGCAGGTGCTTCCCGAACTCGCCGTCCATTTCCCCGGATTCCGCGACGCGCTGGCGCGCACCGCCCAGCACGCGGCGGCCGCGCAGCGGCTGCTCGACGGGCTCGCGGCCGACGATCTCGCCGGCGTGGCGCGCGACGACGGCCGCGTGCTGTCACGCGAGCGCCTGCTCGGCTTCGACGACGAACGCGGCGCGAACCTGCTGCGCCACTGGATGCGCACGCTCGGCCTGCCCGGCGCCTCGGCCGCGCGGCTCGCCGAGATGATCAAGCAGTTGCGCGCCACGCAGGTCTCGCATGCCTTGCGCATCGATCACGCCGGGCAGTGCCTGCGACTCTACCGCGACGACGTGTATTGGGAAGCCGGCGACAGCGCCGATCCGGCCGACGACGGCAGCGCGCGCGCGCGTCCGATCGCGCGGCTCGAGTGGGCGGGGCAGGAGATCTGGCATCTGCCGGCGTGGCGCGGCAGCTTCGTGTTCTGGCCGGTCGATGACGCAGACGAAGCGGCGGCCGGCTCCGGCGCCGAGGATCGGATCGCCGAGGCCGTGCTGGCCGGCGCACCGCTCGTGGTGCGCGCGCGGGCCGGTGGCGAACGGATGCGGATGGCGTCGGGCGGGCCGTCGCGCACGCTCAAGAACCTGTTCCAGGAGCGTGGCGTGCCGGCATGGCAGCGCGACGTGCCGCTGCTGCATGCCGGCGAGACGCTGCTGTTCGTGCCGCGGCTCGGCGTCAATCGCGCGCCCGAGGCGGGCGGGGCGGCGGCGGGCGGTGCCGGCCCGTACCGCCGCATCGAATGGCGGCCCGACCTGCTGATCGCCTGA
- a CDS encoding peptidylprolyl isomerase has translation MVELHTNHGVIKLELDDAKAPKTVENFLNYVKAGHYDGTVFHRVINGFMIQGGGFEPGMKQKPTEAPIDNEANNGLKNDNYTVAMARTNDPHSATAQFFINVNDNDFLNHSSPTPQGWGYAVFGKVVEGQDVVDKIKGVKTGSKGFHQDVPNDDVVIEKAVVV, from the coding sequence ATGGTTGAACTGCATACGAACCACGGCGTGATCAAGCTCGAACTCGACGACGCCAAGGCACCGAAGACGGTGGAGAACTTCCTCAATTACGTGAAGGCCGGCCACTACGACGGCACGGTGTTCCATCGCGTCATCAACGGCTTCATGATCCAGGGCGGCGGTTTCGAGCCGGGCATGAAGCAGAAGCCCACCGAAGCGCCGATCGACAACGAGGCGAACAACGGCCTGAAGAACGACAACTACACGGTCGCGATGGCGCGCACCAACGATCCGCACTCGGCGACCGCGCAATTCTTCATCAACGTCAACGACAACGACTTCCTGAACCACTCGTCGCCGACGCCGCAAGGCTGGGGCTACGCCGTGTTCGGCAAGGTCGTCGAAGGCCAGGACGTGGTGGACAAGATCAAGGGCGTCAAGACGGGCAGCAAGGGCTTCCATCAGGACGTGCCGAACGACGACGTCGTGATCGAAAAGGCCGTGGTGGTCTGA
- a CDS encoding peptidylprolyl isomerase encodes MKRLLLALGSAAFVATAPAYAQTAAAHPVVQLKTTQGDIRIELYPEKAPKTVANFLDYVKAGQYSGTIFHRVIPGFMIQGGGYKENFDEKPTRAPIPLESRNGLKNLTGTIAMARTSDPNSATAQFFINTVDNAGLDYPNPDGNGYAVFGKVVSGMDVVKKIEATPTTVRGPMRDVPQKPVVIESASIVSK; translated from the coding sequence ATGAAACGTCTGTTGTTGGCGCTCGGCAGCGCCGCCTTCGTCGCGACCGCGCCCGCCTACGCGCAAACGGCCGCCGCGCATCCGGTCGTGCAGCTGAAGACCACGCAGGGCGACATCCGCATCGAGCTGTATCCCGAGAAGGCGCCGAAGACGGTGGCGAACTTCCTTGACTACGTGAAGGCCGGCCAGTACAGCGGCACGATCTTCCACCGCGTGATCCCGGGCTTCATGATCCAGGGCGGCGGCTACAAGGAGAATTTCGACGAGAAGCCGACGCGCGCGCCGATCCCGCTCGAAAGCCGCAACGGCCTGAAGAACCTGACGGGCACCATTGCCATGGCGCGCACCAGTGATCCGAACTCCGCAACGGCGCAGTTCTTCATCAACACGGTCGATAACGCCGGCCTCGACTATCCGAACCCGGACGGCAACGGCTACGCGGTGTTCGGCAAGGTCGTCTCGGGCATGGACGTCGTGAAGAAGATCGAGGCGACGCCCACCACGGTGCGCGGCCCGATGCGCGACGTCCCGCAGAAGCCGGTCGTGATCGAATCGGCGAGCATCGTCAGCAAGTAA
- a CDS encoding transporter substrate-binding domain-containing protein, with amino-acid sequence MARQWRAGVGAIVPRTGAPLPRKDSDEERGVQVKAVFKAVCILLLTITVAHAQSLAGKTLRVGSDITSPPYIYFNDAKQPAGFDADLMNALAMAGGFKLQFLDTRFESLILGIEADKFDVIASSMFVNPARAKQIDFIPYATAGLGFIVPAHGTFSPATATALCGKRVGIIKGAAYIDTIRKACAADGKSVDIHEFPTSAEGTQAVMSGNVDAQADDVAVLKVAVGKTGGRLKISTPEILYPVVLGLGVSKQHPEIKAALEAALAKIRANGVYDKLVRRYSMGVPTEAQYQAAIGAQ; translated from the coding sequence ATGGCCCGGCAATGGCGGGCCGGGGTGGGCGCAATCGTGCCGCGGACCGGGGCGCCGCTTCCCCGCAAAGATTCTGATGAAGAACGAGGAGTCCAAGTGAAGGCTGTTTTCAAAGCTGTATGCATTCTGCTTTTGACGATTACCGTGGCGCATGCGCAGAGCCTGGCCGGCAAGACCTTGCGGGTCGGCAGCGATATCACGTCTCCGCCGTATATCTATTTCAATGACGCGAAACAGCCGGCCGGTTTCGATGCGGACCTGATGAACGCATTGGCCATGGCCGGTGGTTTCAAGCTGCAGTTTCTCGATACGCGTTTCGAAAGCCTGATTCTCGGCATCGAGGCGGACAAGTTCGACGTGATCGCCTCGTCGATGTTCGTCAATCCGGCACGCGCCAAACAGATCGACTTCATTCCCTACGCCACCGCGGGGCTCGGCTTCATCGTGCCGGCCCATGGCACGTTCAGCCCCGCGACGGCGACGGCGCTGTGCGGCAAGCGGGTCGGCATCATCAAGGGCGCGGCCTACATCGACACGATCCGCAAGGCCTGCGCGGCCGACGGCAAGAGCGTCGACATCCACGAATTCCCGACCTCGGCGGAAGGCACCCAGGCCGTGATGTCGGGCAACGTCGACGCCCAGGCCGACGACGTCGCGGTGCTGAAGGTCGCGGTCGGCAAGACCGGCGGCCGCCTGAAGATCAGCACGCCGGAAATCCTCTATCCGGTGGTGCTCGGCCTCGGCGTGTCGAAGCAGCATCCCGAGATCAAGGCGGCGCTCGAGGCCGCGCTCGCGAAGATCCGCGCCAACGGCGTCTACGACAAGCTGGTGCGGCGCTACAGCATGGGCGTGCCGACCGAGGCGCAATACCAGGCCGCCATCGGCGCGCAGTAA
- a CDS encoding aspartate kinase, giving the protein MALIVHKYGGTSMGSVERIKNVAKRVAKWHQAGHQMVVVPSAMSGETNRLLGLAKEISSRPDPRELDMIASTGEQVSVGLLSIALQEIGIPAVSYAGWQVPIKTDNAYTKARIQSIDDERVKRDLAAGKVVMITGFQGVDPAGNITTLGRGGSDTSAVAVAAALQAEECLIYTDVDGVYTTDPRVVDGARRLDRVTFEEMLEMASLGSKVLQIRSVEFAGKYRVKTRVLSSLTDPLIALDEEMKSGTLITFEEDETMEKAVISGIAFQRDEARIVVMGVPDKPGIAYQILGPVADANIDVDMIIQNQSVAGKTDFTFTVGRGDYQRAMEILTSQVKGHVNAEQVLGDPKVSKVSVVGVGMRSHVGVASTAFRTLSEEGINIQMISTSEIKISILIDEKYMELAVRALHKAFELDQA; this is encoded by the coding sequence ATGGCACTCATCGTACATAAATACGGCGGCACTTCGATGGGCTCGGTCGAGCGCATCAAGAACGTCGCGAAACGCGTCGCGAAATGGCATCAGGCCGGCCACCAGATGGTGGTCGTGCCGTCGGCGATGTCCGGCGAAACGAACCGCCTGCTCGGTCTCGCGAAAGAAATCTCGAGCCGGCCCGATCCGCGCGAACTCGACATGATCGCGTCGACGGGCGAGCAGGTCAGTGTCGGTCTGCTGTCGATCGCGTTGCAGGAGATCGGCATCCCGGCCGTCAGCTACGCGGGTTGGCAGGTGCCGATCAAGACCGACAATGCGTATACGAAGGCGCGCATCCAGTCGATCGACGACGAGCGCGTGAAGCGCGACCTCGCGGCGGGCAAGGTCGTGATGATCACCGGCTTCCAGGGCGTGGATCCGGCCGGCAACATCACGACGCTCGGCCGCGGCGGCTCGGACACCTCGGCGGTGGCGGTGGCCGCGGCGCTTCAGGCCGAGGAATGCCTGATCTATACCGACGTCGACGGCGTCTACACGACCGACCCGCGCGTGGTGGACGGCGCGCGCCGCCTCGACCGCGTGACCTTCGAGGAGATGCTGGAAATGGCCAGCCTCGGCTCGAAGGTGCTGCAGATCCGCTCGGTCGAATTCGCCGGCAAGTACCGCGTGAAGACGCGCGTGCTGTCGAGCCTGACCGATCCTCTCATCGCCCTCGACGAAGAAATGAAGTCGGGCACCCTGATTACTTTTGAAGAAGACGAGACCATGGAAAAGGCAGTCATTTCCGGCATCGCATTTCAGCGCGACGAAGCGCGCATCGTGGTGATGGGCGTGCCCGACAAGCCCGGTATCGCCTACCAGATCCTCGGCCCGGTGGCCGACGCGAACATCGACGTCGACATGATCATCCAGAACCAGAGCGTGGCCGGCAAGACCGACTTCACTTTCACGGTCGGCCGTGGCGACTACCAGCGCGCGATGGAGATCCTGACCAGCCAGGTCAAGGGCCACGTCAACGCCGAGCAGGTGCTTGGCGATCCGAAGGTGTCGAAGGTGTCGGTGGTCGGCGTCGGCATGCGCTCGCACGTCGGCGTGGCGAGCACGGCGTTCCGCACGCTGTCGGAAGAGGGCATCAACATCCAGATGATCTCGACCTCCGAAATCAAGATCTCGATCCTGATCGACGAGAAGTACATGGAGCTCGCCGTGCGCGCGCTGCACAAGGCGTTCGAACTCGATCAGGCGTAA
- a CDS encoding DNA-3-methyladenine glycosylase family protein: MATGRKVPAKRAARTTTGSSAAAKRAPAGKVAAKRGAGPAAGANGVAHKLIARGAAKPVRADAAERRELAVDAADSGARRARAAEAAVPVQLADVDVVVRPPYWDKACADLVKRDRILKKLIPKFGPAHLVKRGDPFVTLARSVVGQQISVASAQAVWAAIEAVCPKLAPQQVIRLGQEKLAACGLSKRKSDYILDLAQHFVSGALHVDKWTSMDDEAVIAELTQIRGIGRWTAEMFLIFNLSRPDVLPLDDLGLIRAISVNYFSGEPVTRSEAREVAANWEPWRTVATWYMWRSLDPESADA; encoded by the coding sequence ATGGCAACGGGCAGGAAAGTGCCGGCAAAGCGGGCGGCGCGCACGACGACGGGTTCGTCGGCGGCCGCGAAGCGCGCGCCGGCCGGGAAGGTCGCCGCGAAGCGCGGGGCCGGTCCCGCCGCAGGCGCCAACGGCGTTGCGCACAAGCTGATCGCACGCGGCGCGGCGAAGCCCGTGCGCGCCGACGCGGCCGAGCGTCGCGAGCTCGCGGTCGACGCCGCCGACAGCGGCGCGCGGCGTGCGCGCGCCGCCGAAGCGGCCGTGCCGGTGCAGCTTGCCGACGTGGACGTGGTGGTCCGTCCGCCATATTGGGACAAGGCGTGCGCCGACCTCGTCAAGCGCGACCGGATCCTCAAGAAGCTGATTCCGAAGTTCGGCCCCGCGCATCTCGTCAAGCGCGGCGATCCGTTCGTCACGCTCGCGCGCTCGGTGGTCGGCCAGCAGATCTCGGTTGCCTCGGCGCAGGCCGTGTGGGCCGCGATCGAAGCCGTCTGCCCGAAGCTCGCGCCGCAGCAGGTGATCCGGCTCGGCCAGGAGAAGCTCGCCGCCTGCGGCCTGTCGAAGCGCAAGTCCGACTACATCCTCGATCTCGCCCAGCATTTCGTGTCGGGCGCGCTGCACGTCGACAAATGGACCTCGATGGACGACGAGGCGGTGATCGCCGAACTCACGCAGATCCGCGGCATTGGCCGCTGGACCGCCGAGATGTTCCTGATCTTCAACCTGTCGCGCCCGGACGTGCTGCCGCTCGACGATCTCGGCCTGATCCGCGCGATCAGCGTCAACTACTTCAGCGGCGAGCCCGTCACGCGCAGCGAGGCGCGCGAGGTCGCGGCGAACTGGGAGCCGTGGCGAACCGTCGCGACCTGGTACATGTGGCGCAGCCTCGACCCCGAATCCGCCGATGCGTAA
- the cysE gene encoding serine O-acetyltransferase, which translates to MFTRLREDIATIRERDPAARSAWEVLTCYPGIHALIFHRVAHACWRRERRWLGRFISQVGRFMTGIEIHPGATLGRRVFIDHGMGVVIGETAIVGDDCTIYQGVTLGGTSLTRGAKRHPTLERGVIVGAGAKVLGGFTVGEGAKIGSNAVVVKPVPAGGTAVGNPARVVLPAEAKPAPARTTFSAYGITPNADDPMSLAIHGLVDHAAREAQRVDEIVAALERLGERFEALQADGRLDLRRLSAVLDGRVGEPR; encoded by the coding sequence ATGTTCACGAGACTTCGAGAAGACATCGCGACGATTCGCGAGCGCGATCCCGCTGCTCGCAGCGCCTGGGAGGTGCTGACCTGTTACCCGGGCATCCACGCGTTGATCTTCCACCGCGTCGCGCACGCCTGCTGGCGGCGCGAGCGGCGCTGGCTCGGGCGCTTCATCTCGCAGGTCGGGCGCTTCATGACCGGCATCGAGATCCATCCCGGCGCCACGCTCGGGCGGCGCGTGTTCATCGATCACGGCATGGGCGTGGTGATCGGCGAGACCGCGATCGTCGGCGACGACTGCACGATCTACCAGGGCGTGACGCTCGGCGGCACCTCGCTCACGCGCGGCGCGAAGCGCCATCCCACGCTCGAGCGCGGCGTGATCGTCGGTGCGGGCGCGAAGGTGCTCGGCGGCTTCACGGTGGGCGAGGGAGCCAAGATCGGTTCGAACGCGGTGGTCGTCAAGCCGGTGCCGGCGGGCGGCACGGCGGTCGGCAATCCCGCGCGCGTGGTGCTGCCGGCCGAGGCGAAGCCCGCGCCGGCTCGGACCACGTTCAGCGCCTACGGCATCACCCCGAACGCCGACGATCCGATGTCGCTGGCGATCCATGGCCTCGTCGATCACGCGGCCAGGGAAGCGCAGCGCGTCGACGAGATCGTCGCGGCGCTGGAGCGGCTCGGCGAGCGGTTCGAGGCCCTGCAGGCCGACGGCCGGCTCGATCTGCGACGACTGTCCGCCGTGCTCGACGGCCGCGTCGGCGAGCCGCGCTGA
- a CDS encoding tetratricopeptide repeat protein — MKSSRGRAPSAATLVATAVLGLALALPAFAQKAPATADGTPEIDASITSRNWSAALSQLDSRIAANPHDVQAQFKRGTVLARLNRDDDAIEQFVAITQAYPELPEPYNNLAALYAKHGRYDEARAALVTATKANPDYGLAYENLGDLYLRLAAESYKRAQSLGHASGATAQRLADLQRIVSPPAGKRAAAAAPASRTRALTDQAASNVSTTTLPLSPSFQFGVSGGSLAAPPYVAPSN, encoded by the coding sequence ATGAAATCTTCCCGCGGCCGCGCGCCGAGCGCTGCGACCCTCGTTGCGACCGCCGTCCTCGGTCTCGCGTTGGCGCTTCCGGCCTTTGCACAGAAGGCACCCGCCACCGCCGACGGCACGCCGGAGATCGACGCGTCGATCACCAGCCGCAACTGGTCGGCGGCGCTGTCGCAGCTCGACTCACGCATCGCGGCAAACCCGCACGACGTGCAGGCGCAGTTCAAGCGCGGCACCGTGCTGGCCCGGCTGAACCGCGACGACGACGCGATCGAGCAGTTCGTCGCGATCACGCAGGCCTATCCCGAGTTGCCCGAGCCGTACAACAATCTCGCCGCGCTGTACGCGAAACACGGCCGCTATGACGAGGCGCGCGCCGCGCTCGTCACGGCAACCAAGGCGAACCCTGACTACGGCCTCGCCTACGAGAATCTCGGCGACCTGTACCTGCGGCTCGCGGCGGAATCGTACAAGCGCGCGCAGTCGCTCGGCCACGCGAGCGGCGCGACCGCGCAGCGGCTCGCCGACCTGCAGCGCATCGTCTCGCCGCCGGCCGGCAAGCGTGCCGCGGCCGCCGCGCCGGCGAGCCGGACCCGCGCGCTGACCGACCAGGCCGCCTCGAACGTGTCCACCACCACGCTGCCGCTGTCGCCGTCGTTCCAGTTCGGCGTCTCGGGCGGCTCGCTCGCGGCGCCGCCCTACGTGGCGCCGTCGAACTGA
- a CDS encoding acetyl-CoA carboxylase carboxyltransferase subunit alpha produces MKTTFLDFEQPIAELEGKIEELRFVQDDSAVDISEEIERLSKKSQQLTKDLYANLSPWQVSQIARHPQRPYTLDYVNELFTDFHELHGDRAFADDQSIIGGLARFSGNPCMVIGHQKGRDTKERAARNFGMPRPEGYRKAERLMRLAEKFGLPIFTFVDTPGAYPGIGAEERGQSEAIGRNLYVMAELKTPIITTIIGEGGSGGALAIAVADSVLMLQFSTYSVISPEGCASILWKSAAKAPEAAEALGLTAHRLKALGLIDKIVNEPLGGAHRDPKGMAALLRRALADTLRQFQGMSIDALRERRVERLLAYGKFKETTPGV; encoded by the coding sequence ATGAAGACCACGTTTCTGGATTTCGAACAGCCGATCGCCGAACTGGAAGGCAAGATCGAGGAACTGCGATTCGTGCAGGACGATTCGGCCGTCGACATTTCGGAAGAAATCGAGCGCCTGTCGAAGAAGAGCCAGCAACTGACGAAGGACCTCTACGCGAACCTCTCGCCGTGGCAGGTCTCGCAGATCGCGCGCCACCCGCAGCGCCCGTACACGCTCGATTACGTGAACGAGCTGTTTACCGATTTCCACGAGCTGCATGGCGACCGCGCGTTCGCCGACGATCAATCGATCATCGGTGGTCTCGCGCGCTTTAGCGGCAACCCGTGCATGGTGATCGGCCACCAGAAGGGCCGCGACACCAAGGAGCGCGCCGCGCGCAACTTCGGCATGCCGCGCCCCGAGGGCTACCGCAAGGCCGAGCGCCTGATGCGCCTGGCCGAGAAGTTCGGCCTGCCGATCTTCACGTTCGTCGACACGCCGGGCGCGTACCCGGGCATCGGCGCCGAGGAGCGCGGCCAGTCGGAAGCGATCGGCCGCAATCTCTACGTGATGGCCGAGCTGAAGACGCCGATCATCACCACCATCATCGGCGAAGGCGGTTCGGGCGGCGCGCTCGCGATCGCCGTGGCCGACAGCGTGCTGATGCTGCAGTTCTCCACCTACTCGGTGATCTCGCCCGAAGGCTGCGCCTCGATCCTCTGGAAGAGCGCGGCGAAGGCGCCCGAGGCCGCCGAGGCGCTGGGCCTGACCGCGCACCGCCTGAAGGCGCTTGGCCTGATCGACAAGATCGTCAACGAGCCGCTCGGCGGCGCGCACCGCGATCCGAAGGGCATGGCCGCGCTGCTGCGCCGCGCGCTTGCCGATACGCTGCGCCAGTTCCAGGGCATGAGCATCGATGCGCTGCGCGAGCGCCGCGTCGAGCGCCTGCTCGCCTACGGAAAGTTCAAGGAAACGACGCCGGGCGTCTGA